The Metamycoplasma canadense genomic interval AGCTGAAAATGTTTCAGGGAGAAAGGGTTTTATTCCAAGTGATTATGAAATTTTAAAAAAAGCTGGAGTTAATGCTTTTACACTAGGAAATCATGTTTGAGCAAAAGACCAAATTTTAGAAATTATAAACAACGAAGATTTAATTAGACCTTTAAATATTGAAGATGGCTATCCAGGAGAAGGAATTAGAATTTTTAATATTCACGATTCAAAAATTGCCATTATGTCTTTTATGGGGATAACTTTTAATCCTTTACTTTCTCCTTGAAAACAAGAAATTGCAAATAATTTTTTTGATAAATTTGATGAAATTTATAAAAAAACTGAAGCTGATTATTTTATTATCGATTTCCATGCTGAAACAACATCCGAAAAATCTGTTTTTGGTTTATATGTTGATGGTATGGCAGATGCTCTAATCGGTACACATACTCATGTTCAAACTAATGATGCCAAAATACTACCAAACGGGAGTTACTATTTAACTGATGCCGGAATGTGTGGGCCAAGAGATTGTGCAATTGGTTCTAATTTTCAAGAAGTTTATGAAAAAATGCGTTTTGATGGAAGAAATCCATTTAAGGTTTCAAAAAATAAATGCCAGTTAAATGCAGTACTATTCACTTTAACAAAAAATAAAGATGATAAAAAAATTAAATTAATTAACATTTTGGAGGAATAATGGAAATTGATAATAAAGAAAAAAAACATATTAAAAATAAGAGCAATTTTTTAATAAATAAATATCATTTTCGAAGAAGAATAATTACTTTTATTTACCAAAATGAATTGTTTGAGCATGAAATAAATATAGAAGAAATTTTTGAGAATAACCTAAATGAAATTTCAACCAAGGAACTAAAAACATTAGAAATCATTAAATCAAAATATCAAACATTAACAAATATTGGTAAAAAATTTTTATTAGAAGAATGAAAATGAGAACGAATTAGTCCATTAGTTAGAGCAATTTTATTATATGGAATTTATGAACTTACATTCAATGAACCAAAAGTAGTTATAAATGAAATGATAAATATTACAAAACTTTTTTCTCCAGGTGAAGATTTTAAATTTGTAAATAAAATTTTAGATAGAATTTCAAAACAAATAATTAAAAATTAATTATGAAAAAAACCTTAAAAGAACTAATAAAACAAAAATACAACTTAGACGATAAAACTATCGATTCTCTTGCGATGCAAGGGAAAATTTTTGTAAATAATGAAAAAATTTTTTTATCTTCTTTTAAATTTAAAGAAGATTGCAAAATTGAAATAAATGATAAAAAAAATAAATACGTTTCTCGTGGTGCTTATAAGCTAAAAAAAGCTATTGAAGAATTTAATATTCAACCTGAAGACAAAATTTGTTTAGATATCGGATCTTCTACCGGGGGATTTGTACAAGTTTTATTAGAATATAAAGCAAAAAAAGTTTATGCCTTAGATTCTGGCACAAATCAACTAGATTTTTCTTTAAGACAAAATAAAAATGTTTTTGTTTATGAAAAAACTAATTTAAAAAATATTACTAGCGAAATGTTCAAAGAAAAGATAGACCTTATTACTTGTGATGTTTCTTTTATTAGCTTAAAAAATGTTTTTGAAATATGCAATAGATCATTTGAAAATGGCGTTAAAATAATGGCCCTTATAAAACCGCAATTTGAAGCTAGCAGTAAATTTGTTGAACCTGGTGGATATGTTAAAGAAGAACATCATGAATATATAAAAAATAAAATTATTAGGTTTGCAAATGATAATAATTTTTATTTGATTAAACAAATAATAAAAAGCCCAATATTAGGCGATAAATCAAAAAATATAGAATATTTATCGTTTTTTGAAAAAAAAGAAATGAGAAAAAATGAAAGATAACAAAAGAAAAAAAATTTTCCCAATGTTTAAAAACAATCTAGATATTATTTATTTAGATAACGCTGCATTAACTTTTAAGCCTAAATCAGTAATTAAAAAAGGTGTAGAATTTTATGAAAAATTTTCTATTTCAACAAGAACTGCTGATTCAAAAATTGGTATTAAAATTGCAAATGATTTAAGAAATGTAAGACAAAAAATAGCTAATTTTGTTCAAAGTAATGAAAATGAGGTTATTTTTACCCAAGGTACAACTGATGGATTAAATCAAATTGCTTCAATGTTATCAAGAATTACAAATAATGGTGAAATTATTTTTAGTTACTTTAACCATTCTTCTGCAATAGTTCCTTTTATTGAAAATTTTAAAAATAAAAATATTGTTTTTAAATATTGCGAAGATGAAAATAGTATTTTAAAATCAATAAATAAAAATACAAAAATTTTGATTATTCCCCAAACAACAAATAATTTTCAAATTAAGTTCGATCTAAAAAAAATATACAAGAAATGTAAAAAATATAATACCATTCTAATAAATGATGCTGCTCAAGCAATTGCGCATACGAAAGTAGACTTTAACTATTGCGATGTCTTAGTTTTTTCGAGCAACAAAATATACGGGCCAACTGGTTCTGGAGCATTAATTGTTAAAGAAGATATTTTAAGCAAACTATCTCCTATAAAATGAGGAGGAGGACAGGTTCAGGATATATATCAAACATGTAGCTGAAATATGAGAAATTCAATAAGCAAATGAGAGCCAGGTACTTTAAACTTTGCAGGAATTTTGCAAATGGGGGAAGCTTTAAATTTCTTAAACTCATTTAATATAAAAAAAATTCAGAAATATGAAACTGAAATTGCCAATTATGCTTATGATGAATTATTAAAAATAAAAAATATAACTATTGATTCAAAAAGGGGAGATACTATTATTTTATTTAATATTAATTCTGTTTCATCTCAAGATGTTGCTTCATATTTAGGAAATAGAAATATTTATGTTAGAGCAGGTGCTTTTTGTGCTTATAAATTTAAAGAAGTAAATAATTTATCAAATTCATATGTAAGAATTTCACTTGCTTTATATAACAATAAAAATGATATTGATGTCCTAGTTGAAACACTTAAAAATGGAGGTAATTTTATTGAAATCTTTTAATAATCAAGAAAAACAACAAATTATATTTAATGCATATTCTAATCCCAAATATAAATTAGATATTAAAAAAAATATTGGCATTTCAGAACATTCAACAGTTTGTGTTGATGAAATAGAATTATATTTAAAATTTGAAAATGATAGATTAATTGATGCTAAATATTATGCTACAGGCTGTGCAATTTTTATTTCCAGTATTGAAATAATGATTGAAGAAACATTAAACAAAACTAAAGACCAAATTAATTTAATTATTGAAAATTACTTTAAATTGATAAATCAAAAAGAAAATTTGGAAACTTGTGTTAATTTAGGAAAACTAGAAGTTTTTGAAAATATTAAAGTTCACTTAAATAGATTAGAATGTGCTTCAATAATATACCGTGCATATAAAAAAGGATTAAATGGCTAGAATTATATTTCATATTGATATGGATTGTTTTTTTGTTAGTTGTGAAAGAGCTAAAAATCAAGCATTAAAAAATAAACCAATAGTAATAGCTTCAAATTTAAAAAGAGCTATTATTTCTGCTATGTCATATGAAGTTAAAGAAAAAGGATTTAAAACTGGTGATCCTTTTTATAAAGTTAAAAATAAAATAAAAGATCTAATTATAATTGAACCACACTACCAGCTTTACTCATTAATGTCAACAAAAATATTCAAATATATTGAAAATTATTTTTCAAAAAACATTGAAATTTATTCAATAGATGAATGCTATATTGATGTGACTGAAGAAGCAAAAAAATATAATTCCCCTATTAATTTAGCTAAAGAAATTCAAAAAAACATTTTGGAAATTTTCAAAATACCTTGCTCAATTGGAATTTCATTTACAAAATTTTTAGCAAAAATGTCAACTAATAAAGCAAAACCTTTTGGAATTATTCAAACAAACAAAGAAGATATTAAAAAAAATTTTTATGATTTACCAATTAAAAAAATTTTTGGTATCGGAAAAGCTAGTGTTCCTAAACTTAAGGAAAATGGAATTAATACTTATGAAGATTTAGTAAAATGTGAAAATAACATTTTATTACAAAAAATATTCGGGAAAAATTATTTTTTATTCAAACAAGATTTAATCGGAGAAAACTTAAATAAGCAACACGTCTTACCTAAAGAAACTAAGAGTATAAGCAATTCTAAAACATTTATGATCAATGATTCTGATAATAAAATTTTTCTAATAAATGAATTAAAAGAAATAGTAAAAAATATATGCCAAAGAGCTAAAAATCTAAATTTAGAATCTAAAAAAATAGCTCTTGCAATTCGCCACAGAAATAAAATTTGAACACAAAAAAGTAAAACACTTTCAAAATGAACTAATAATTTTGATGATTTATGAAAAAATATTTTAATTCTATTTAATAAAATGTGAAATGAAGAATTAATAAGAGGTCTTGGAGCAAGTTTATCATCTTTAAGAACAATGTTTAATAATTATCACTCACTTAACTTATTTGAAAAAAATAATATAAATAAAGTAAGCAAAATAATAAATCAATTAAATTTCCATGAAGGTAAGAACTCATTAAAAACTTTGTTACAATATAGTAAAGAAATAGGATTAGATGAAGAAAATATTAAATTTTTAAGAAAAAATTCAAAATCAACAAATAAAAAAATAAATTTGGAGGAATAATGAAAATAGGTATTTATGGAGGAAGCTTTAATCCAATTCATAAAGGACATATTGAGTTAGCTGAATTTGCAATCAATAATCTTAATTTAGATAAATTATTTTTTGTACCAGCAAATAAAAATCCTTTTAAAAAATCCAATGACTATATTGAAAATAATCACCGTATTAATATGATAAATTTAGTTTTAAAAGATAAAATGTTTTTATCTGAATTTGAAACAAATAGAAAAGGAAATTCTTATACTATTGACACTGTAAATTATTTCAAAAAAAAATTCCCTAATGATGAAATATTTTTATTAATTGGTAGTGATAATATTCCTACTTTAAACAAATGAAAAAATATTGATGAGATAGCAAGTAAAGTTAAAATTTGCTCATTTAATAGAGGTAACAAATTTTCAAAAATAAATCTAAAAAAAT includes:
- a CDS encoding iron-sulfur cluster assembly scaffold protein, producing MKSFNNQEKQQIIFNAYSNPKYKLDIKKNIGISEHSTVCVDEIELYLKFENDRLIDAKYYATGCAIFISSIEIMIEETLNKTKDQINLIIENYFKLINQKENLETCVNLGKLEVFENIKVHLNRLECASIIYRAYKKGLNG
- a CDS encoding Y-family DNA polymerase — its product is MARIIFHIDMDCFFVSCERAKNQALKNKPIVIASNLKRAIISAMSYEVKEKGFKTGDPFYKVKNKIKDLIIIEPHYQLYSLMSTKIFKYIENYFSKNIEIYSIDECYIDVTEEAKKYNSPINLAKEIQKNILEIFKIPCSIGISFTKFLAKMSTNKAKPFGIIQTNKEDIKKNFYDLPIKKIFGIGKASVPKLKENGINTYEDLVKCENNILLQKIFGKNYFLFKQDLIGENLNKQHVLPKETKSISNSKTFMINDSDNKIFLINELKEIVKNICQRAKNLNLESKKIALAIRHRNKIWTQKSKTLSKWTNNFDDLWKNILILFNKMWNEELIRGLGASLSSLRTMFNNYHSLNLFEKNNINKVSKIINQLNFHEGKNSLKTLLQYSKEIGLDEENIKFLRKNSKSTNKKINLEE
- a CDS encoding TlyA family RNA methyltransferase, with the translated sequence MKKTLKELIKQKYNLDDKTIDSLAMQGKIFVNNEKIFLSSFKFKEDCKIEINDKKNKYVSRGAYKLKKAIEEFNIQPEDKICLDIGSSTGGFVQVLLEYKAKKVYALDSGTNQLDFSLRQNKNVFVYEKTNLKNITSEMFKEKIDLITCDVSFISLKNVFEICNRSFENGVKIMALIKPQFEASSKFVEPGGYVKEEHHEYIKNKIIRFANDNNFYLIKQIIKSPILGDKSKNIEYLSFFEKKEMRKNER
- a CDS encoding aminotransferase class V-fold PLP-dependent enzyme, with the translated sequence MKDNKRKKIFPMFKNNLDIIYLDNAALTFKPKSVIKKGVEFYEKFSISTRTADSKIGIKIANDLRNVRQKIANFVQSNENEVIFTQGTTDGLNQIASMLSRITNNGEIIFSYFNHSSAIVPFIENFKNKNIVFKYCEDENSILKSINKNTKILIIPQTTNNFQIKFDLKKIYKKCKKYNTILINDAAQAIAHTKVDFNYCDVLVFSSNKIYGPTGSGALIVKEDILSKLSPIKWGGGQVQDIYQTCSWNMRNSISKWEPGTLNFAGILQMGEALNFLNSFNIKKIQKYETEIANYAYDELLKIKNITIDSKRGDTIILFNINSVSSQDVASYLGNRNIYVRAGAFCAYKFKEVNNLSNSYVRISLALYNNKNDIDVLVETLKNGGNFIEIF
- a CDS encoding transcription antitermination protein NusB, translating into MEIDNKEKKHIKNKSNFLINKYHFRRRIITFIYQNELFEHEINIEEIFENNLNEISTKELKTLEIIKSKYQTLTNIGKKFLLEEWKWERISPLVRAILLYGIYELTFNEPKVVINEMINITKLFSPGEDFKFVNKILDRISKQIIKN
- a CDS encoding TIGR00282 family metallophosphoesterase — encoded protein: MKKENLNILFLGDIFGSPGVKFVEQKLKYLIKENDVDFVIAQAENVSGRKGFIPSDYEILKKAGVNAFTLGNHVWAKDQILEIINNEDLIRPLNIEDGYPGEGIRIFNIHDSKIAIMSFMGITFNPLLSPWKQEIANNFFDKFDEIYKKTEADYFIIDFHAETTSEKSVFGLYVDGMADALIGTHTHVQTNDAKILPNGSYYLTDAGMCGPRDCAIGSNFQEVYEKMRFDGRNPFKVSKNKCQLNAVLFTLTKNKDDKKIKLINILEE